A window of Candidatus Dependentiae bacterium genomic DNA:
TTAATAATATATAATAAATGACTTACGTAAGAATAGAACCTATTATAAGGGGTATAAAATAGAATAGCAATAAATTATGGCTTATTTAGTACATTTTTTTAATACGTTATTAACTTTTTTAGAAGGAATACTTGGTAATTGTTATTTTTTAATAGCAATCACAACAGTATCACTTGTACTAAAATTATTTATTATTGCTACACTCGGTAAGCAAGGCCTGGGTAACACATCAGCAAAGAAACCCCGCCTCTTACTACTCATTGTTCTAATTGGATCAATAGTTTCTGACTCAGCTTGGATACTTCACCTTGTTCATCCTTTTATCTCGAATATATTGGATAGTCGCATAGTAATTTGTTGGTCAAGAATTGCATGGGCATTCACATCAATTCAATATCAAGCGTTAGCCTTATTTGTTGAAAGCCTTATCACAAGAAAAAACCCCATAAAATTTCGTCACTCAATTTTTCTTTTAATTAGTGGATTTTTTTCTATTTTTTTTATTAGTGTCGCATTTTTTGACTTTAATCAGTGGGAACTTTTTACTGTATATAAATCACAACAAGCATTCTCTGTCTATTCTCTTTTTATTTTAATGCCCATGAGTTTAGTTACAACAATAGTATACCTCAAAAAAGTGCCTCTTCCTCGCATTCTAAGACAACAAATCAAAGTTTTCATTCTAGCCCTAATTGTCCCACACCTTTTGTGTGATTGCCTCCAAATGTATCCTTTTAACTTTTCAACAGGGTTCGTAGCCAGTAGCTTTGCTTTTGTAGGAATATCTACAATGCTTTTAACTGTTGCAATTTACTACAGCATGAAAAAAGTTATGGGATTACGATTTTTAAACTTTAGCTCACACGTACAGTCAGTTCCCCACTACAATTTTGTTGATGGCTTTAAAATTGTATTGCAACAGCTCAGCAAAACAACAGGTATTAAAGAACTAGAACATATAACTAAAAACTTTTTTAAAGAAGCGTTTCATCTTTCTACAAACAAAGTAAAGCTCTACATCCGTATGCCAAAAGATATTAGTTATGAAACATCATCAGATAATTTTGGCAAAACAGAGCTAACCACAGAAAACTTTTTAGAAACAGCAAGCGAAAACGTCAAACAATACATCAAAAAAACAACCATTTTGATACATGATGAAATCGCTTTTAGTAACTTTTATGATGAGCATGAAGATCGTCAGACAATCATTACGTTTTTAGAAGGCGTTGAAGTAGATGTTTTTATTCCTATTTACAAACAAAACAATATTATTGCATACATTATTATAGATCGCTATGCACGTGAAAATTACAAATTTTATAGCAACGTGGAGCGAGATGAAATGCTTGTATTTGCACAATATGTTGGTAACATTATCAACTTGCTTCAACAGCGCAATTTAGAGCAAATGATCCAACATGAAAAAGAACTTAAAGAAGAGGTCTATAATAAGCACCAAGAAATTAATCAGTACAAAGAAAGTATTAAATCATTCCTAAAAAACACAAAACAAAAAGATATAGGTATCATTTTCTATAAATCACGCCGTTTCACATTTGGCAATCAAACGGCAAAAAAACTGATTAATATAGATCTTAATAAACAAGCTGGGCATCCAACCACCAAAAAACTAAAAAATATTGGTGATTTGGTAAGGCAATACAATACACCACAAACAGGCTTCATTTCTGATACCGCTGGTAACAAGTTAATTGTTAGTGCCGTTTCACACCTAGAGCAACAAAGCGTCATTTTAATGATACACTATCCAGAAGTTTCTGATATCATTAAGAAACAAATTGATTTACTCAAAGATCCAACAAAATGGGACTATTTGCTTTATCTTGAAACCACTAAGTCTGGCCATCTCATTAACCAACTTATTCCTGGATCTGGCGAAACACTACTCAACTTTAAGATTGATATCATGCGTGCTGCATTGGGTACCAAAGCAACATTATTAGAGATGTCCGAAAAGGACTTGTTGCCAACTGTTGAACTATTACATCACGTAAGTTTACGACAATCGCTACATGTACTTAAGCTAACACACCCATCAAAAAATTATGAAGTTGCGATTAAATTATTTGGTATTAACCCAATTTTCGGCATAACACATAACAAGCCATTACTCGAAAAAGTTGGCAACGCTGATACTATATTTATTGAAAATATTCACTTTTTATCCATAGAAGCGCAAGAATACCTCGCAGAACTAATCAAATATGGTTTTTACCGTATCTTTAAAAGTGATAAAAAGATTTCATGTGATGTACGTATTATTTGTTCTACCAATCAAGATCTACAGCCATTGGTACAAGAAGGAACATTCTCTCCTACATTATTTAATGAATTAAGAAAGGCAACTATTGCGATGCCTTCGCTACTCACACTACCCGAGCAAGAAGTTAGCGAGTTGGCTGAAGGCTTTACTCAACAAGCAATACAAAACAAACATGTTAAAGAGCTTCTAGAACTGAGCAACAAAGATAAAACAAAATTAATGCATAATCGTCCTATAAGTTTATTTGACTTTAAATGCAAGGTACAACAACTGCTTAAAAAAAAGTCTCAAGCAGCCAACCTGTATGAAGAAGTAGCATTTGACCCTGCTTATACTATAAGCGATCCTGAACTTATTGAAGCAGCACGCCTTGGCAAACATGCATTACGAGATTCTAAAACAATGGCTCTTTTATGGCAAAAGTTTGAAAAAAATCAAAACAAAATTGCTGATTTTTTGTGTGTTAACCGATCATCTGTTAACCGCCGATGCAAACAATATAATCTACAATAATCATGGTTTATATCTTTTTTCTTACATTTGACCGCCAACATATATACGTTTATTCTAACTTTCTTAGTTTAACTTCTTTCACACGTTTTTACTATCTTGCATAGCGCGATAGTATTAACTGTTGATAAAAAATTGCTCACACTTTATCATATCCACTATGAATTTAAAAAAGTTTAAGGAAAAGACTGAAGAGTTTTTGGTTCATTTAGAAGTGGAAAAAAATCTAGCACCCAATACGATACGCTCGTATTCGTGTGATTTGAATCAGTTTATTCGCTTCTGGTCTGACATGCGTGATATAGATAAAAAAGTTCTCGCACTACGTCAAATCATTGAGCGACACCTAGTTAGTTTATTTTATAAGAAAATCGATAAAAGTTCTATTGCACGTAAATTTTCGTGTTTCAAATCTTTTGAGCGTTTTTTGCGCACACAAGGCATCGTGCTTAACTTAAAATTGCAGCGACCCCGACTTGATAAAAAACTCCCTATTTATTTGAGTATTGATGAAATTAATTATTTGCTAGACAATATACCCATCAAAGACCTTCACACAAAAAAGCCACTGCGCGATACGGCTATTTTTGAGCTATTGTATGCAACCGGCATTCGTTGCTCAGAGTTAACCGCAATCAAACTTAAAGACATAGATTTGACAAATAAAACTATCCGCATTTGGGGTAAAGGCAGAAAAGAAAGAATTGTTCTGTTTGGTAGAAAGGCTCAAAAAAAATTACAAGATTACCTAACAAAGGAACGGAAATCTATAATGTCTCGAACCAAAAGTAAAAATATAAACAACAATGAACCGTTGTTTGTAAACAGTATTGGTGCGCCGTTGACAAGCCGTACAATACAACGAATTGTTAGTATGTTCAGAACATTTTTAAAGTTAGATAGACACATTACACCACACAAACTTCGCCATTCTTTTGCAACGCATTTATTAAATCAGGGAGCAGATTTACGTATAGTACAAGAACTGCTAGGGCATAAAACACTCAGTAGTACCGAAAAATACACCCATGTATCACTTGAAGAACTCGCTCGCATGTGTGACAATATACATCCAATCAATACGAGCTTAAAATGTGGTAAAAAATGATAACAACATCATACTCACTTTCTGATAATATTTTACGCATTATTATTATTGGATTTTTAATAGTGCTTCTTATTATTGCACGTCTCGTACAACTACAAATTCAAGAATCTGATATATTCTTTACTCGTAGTCAGAAAAATTTTTTGAAAATTGAATCGGTCCCACCGCTACGCGGCAACATCATCGCACATGATGGTACATTGCTTGCAACAAACCGCCCTGTTATTAATGTGTACTGGCAAGGAACAGGCTCCTGTCAATTACATGAAAACAATAAAAAAAATCTTAATACACTGGAAAAATTACTCGGTATATCGTTATTGGATAATAATGCATCTAGGAATGCTATTTATCACGCACAACGTTATTATAAAAAAGCGCTACTTGCCGAAGATATCACGTTTACTCAACTAAGCAAAATCGCTGAGCAATTCCCAAATGATCCCAATATTATCATTGATACACATTTTACACGTTTTTACCCATACAAATCATATGCAAGTCATATTCTAGGTGCTCTAGCTACATTAGAAGCTGGTACTGTTGGCACTATGGGACTAGAAAAATTATTTGAAAGTAGCCTGCAAGGGCAAAATGGAACATGTATAAAAAAAATAAATTCATTTGGAAGAAATCTAGCACAAATTGAACTCGATAAATCTTTGAGCGGAAAAACCATAACCACCACTCTTGATATACAATTACAAACAATTGTCGAACGAATTTTTCCGCAAAACCAAACAGGAACGTGTATCATCATGGATCCACATGATGGTTCGCTTAAGGCACTAGTTTCTCGTCCTGACTTCGATCCAACACTTTTTTTACAACCAATTTCAACCGAACGATGGAACACGCTACAAAAAAAGAATCCGTTTTTAAACAGAGCATTTAACGCATGTTATCCACCTGGATCAATTTTTAAATTGGTTACTGTAAGTGCTGCTATAGAAAATAATATTATTCCAGTAGAATCACTATGGGAATGCAATGGCTATACTATGTTTTGTAATCGCAAATATTGGTGCCACCGACATTATGGCCATGGACATCTAACAACACGCCAAGCGTTAGCACAATCATGCAATATTTTATTTTTCGAAATCGGCAAAAAAATTTCTATCAACCTTCTTGCTAATTACGCACATCGCTTTGGACTCGGCCAACCAACAGACATTCTCTTTCCAGAAAAAACCGGGTTGGTACCAACAACCGAATGGAAAGAACAAGTGAAGGGTGAACGATGGTGGACTGGCGAAACACTTTCTGCAACAATAGGCCAAAGTTTTTTACTTGTAAGCCCCATACAGATTGCACGAATGATTGCCAGTATTTTTACTGGTTATTTAGTCAAACCACGCATACTGAGCAATGAAGAAATTGAAATGCAACCACTGGCTATTGAACCAGAAACGCGATCATTCTTAAAAGACTCTATGAAAAAAGTGGTAACCAAGGGAACCGGACGACGCGTAAATACAATTAAAGACATCGAAATTTTTGCAAAAACAAGTACGGCCCAAACAAGTGATAAGAAAAAGCGACATCTTGGTAATCAATATCTTGAACATGGTTGGTTTGTTGCATATGTAAAGTATAAAAATGCACGCCCCTTTACGCTTGTTATTCTGATTGAACATGCTGGCGCGTCTCGCGTTCCCACTCTGGTTGCAAAGAATTTTTTAATTGAATACAAAAAAATGATTGATACTTGTTTAACTTAAATTTTTTAACAAAATACAAGTTTAAGTAATGCGATACTATCTAACTATGACACCACGAAGGCTATTTTATATATGCATCATAACGTATAGCCACATCGCCCAGTCAGCAATGCGAGTCGTTGATAATAATATGCTTTTGTTATACGATACATCAGAATCGACAAAATCCTTTGCAAGAGCATCTATAATCAGCCAACGCAAACCAGAAAAAATAAACCACGAAAATGGCCAAAGCCCTGCTTTGTCAGTTAAAGCACACACACCGCCGGTTACCCCACCAATAATAGTAGCAGGAATAACAGAAGTAGCATACTTTTTGAACAGGCTCTGCTTTTTTATATAATATGAGTTGTAGGTATAAGAAGGATTCGACTGTGAATAACAATATCCACATGATTTGTTTTTACCAAAAATAGGAGAAGAAATAAAAAAAGGAAAAAACAATAGATAAAAAGCAAAAGTAACCCGCCTTATCGGAGTATATAGAACGTACAATCTCACTTACAATCCTTGCAACGTCGCTGCATCAGCGTACACAAAAAGTTTTTACGAGCAAAAATCGTTACACAAAGTTAGTAACTACTTCTTTTCCTCTGCAGCAACTTTTTTTGCCAAGCGACTGACCTTACGCGATACTGTATTACGATGCATCGTACCTTTATTTTGTGCACGTGCTAATTTAGCTTCTGCTTCTCTAAGCAATACTTTAACACTCGCAATATCATCACCGCGCTCAAGTGAGTCTAACACTTTTTTTACCGCGCTTTTAATAGAGGATTTGCGAGCCCTGTTACGCTCTCTTTTGACAATCATTTGCTTCGCACGTTTTTTAGCTGACTTAATATTTGCCATTGACTAATCCTTGTAAAAAAACCTAAACAACTTTTTTAACTTTTCCTGCTTTCACACATCGAGTACATACCGCTGCACGATGTACCTTATTTTTTGGGTCATTGGCAAAACTAAAGCGCATTTTGTGTACATTTGGATACAGCCAACGCTTTGTTTTATTTTTCGCGTGACTCACGTGATTGCCAACTTGTGGCCTTTTATCGCAAACTTTACATATATATGCCATTATAAAACCTTTTCATGATTGACACACCAATAATCTCCATAAAACGGGACTTTACGTAATTACCCTTACATGGTACCAGAAATGCTTATTTTTTCAACTAAATGCTACGTTTTGTTATACTACACTCCTCTTTTTGAACTTTTGACCCCACATAAAGATTTGTCAGGTTTCATCGAAAAATCAATTTAAGCAATTATCCCTGAAGTAATACCAAGAGCTGCTTATGCGTTTCAGGACCAGCAGCAACAAAAGATTGATAATCTTTATCAATAAAATTACCTTGAAAATCAGTTACTATACCTCCCGCTTGTTTGATAATAAGCAAACCAGCAGCAATATCCCACCACGACAAATTCGTAAAAAACATGCCGTCTAGTCTTCCAGAAGCCACATAAGCAGTATCCAAAGCTGCAGCACCCAAATGGCGAAATGCATATGTTTTTGGTGCAATGCGACGAATATTATCAAGCATGTTGGTAAAATATTCATCTTTTACATAAGGTAGCCCAACAACAATAACACTTTTTTCAAGCACATGCTGATCAGAAATAACAATCTGCCGACCATTGCAATAAGCTGGCCCATCTTGGTATGCATAAAAAAATTCTTGCGTTATCGGTACATAAATACCACCCCATATTGGTACATCATTATGCGTAAGAGCAACAGAAATACAAAAATAGGGCAACCTGTGAATAAAATTAGTTGTACCATCAAGCGGATCTATCACCCAACAATACTCACTTGTACTTAAGCCACTTCTTCCCGACTCTTCGGCAAAAAAGGAAGCATGTGGAATAATCTTGCCCAACTCTTCGATAAGAAACAGCTCGGCTTCAATGTCTGCTTGTGTTACCAAGCCATGTTTCTTTTTTTCTCGAACATTGAGTGTGGTATTAAAATAAAATAACAATAAAGAACCGGCCTCATTCATGACCGGTTTCACAGTATGTGCAAGAGTAGAAACAATGGTATGTGGATCAGTTGAATACACTATACACCCGTACGTTCTGTCTAAAACTTATGCTCTACTCGTGGTTCAATACCCAATAATTCATATATTTCACTCGCATACAAAGTTTCTTTTTCAAGTAATGCATGTGCCAGGGTATCTAACTTATCACGAGCATCCTGCAGCAAATTTATCACCTGTTCTTGACTTGTATCAAGAATTTTTTGCACTTCAGCATCTATTTTTTCTGCTGTTTTTTGTGAATAACGAAAGTCCTGTTGCCCTTGAGAATAGACCACTGGCCCAAGCTCATCTGACATACCGTACTTACAAACCATGTTACGTGCAATAGCAGTTGCATTTTTAAAATCACTATACGCACCTGTTGCCATAGCATTGAATACCAGCTTTTCTGCCGCCCTTCCACCAAGAGAAACCATTATGGAACCAATCATTTCTTTTTTCGTTTTAGTATACTTTTCCCGCTCTGGCAAAGAATGTGTCACTCCTAGCGCTCTGCCTCGTGGAATAATAGTAACTTTATGTAACGGATCTGTATGTTCTGGCAACAGTAAACCAATAAGTGCATGGCCAGCCTCGTGATACGCCGTCATTTCTTTTTCTTTGTCAGAAAGCACAATCGTTTTTATTTCTTTACCTAGCAAAATTTTATCTCGTGCGTCCTCAAAATCCTGAATTTCAATTTCATTTTGACCTTTTTTTGACGCAATAATTGCCGCCTCGTTAATAATATTTGCCAAATCCGCACCAGAAAATCCTGGTGTTCCACGCGCAATTTTTTTCAAGTCAACTTCCGAGCAAAGCTTTACACTCTTTGCATGGAGAGTTAGAATTTGCTCACGACTGACTAAATCTGGATATGGCACCTCAACGCGTCTGTCAAAGCGACCTGGACGCAATAAAGCTTTATCTAACACATCTGGACGATTGGTTGCTGCTAAAATAATAACAGATCCGCCAGTTGTCTGAAAGCCATCCATCTCTGTCAAAAGCTGATTAAGCGTTTGCTCCCGTTCGTCGTGACCACCACCAAGACCGCTACCACGATGTCTACCAACTGCGTCAATTTCATCGATAAAAATAATACATGGCGCATTTTTACGCGCTTGCGCAAACAAATCACGCACACGCGCCGCACCAACACCTACAAAAACTTCTATAAAATCTGACCCACTAATACTAAAAAATGGACAGTTCGCTTCCCCTGCTACCGCTTTTGCAAGCAATGTTTTACCATTTCCTGGCTCACCTACAAGCAAAATACCACGTGTTATTTTTGCCCCAAGCCGTCTGTACTTCTCTGGATTTTTCAAAAAATCTACAATGTCTTGCAGCTCCTCTTTTGCTTCCGCAGCACCAGCAACTGAACCAAAATTTTCTTTAATAGTTGAAGGCATAAACATCTTTGCACGGCTTTTACCCATAGTGAAAATATTACTTCCACCGCCACCAGAACCACCCCTTTGGCGCATGAAAAACCATAGTGCTACCAATA
This region includes:
- a CDS encoding 50S ribosomal protein L28, with translation MAYICKVCDKRPQVGNHVSHAKNKTKRWLYPNVHKMRFSFANDPKNKVHRAAVCTRCVKAGKVKKVV
- the rpsT gene encoding 30S ribosomal protein S20; amino-acid sequence: MANIKSAKKRAKQMIVKRERNRARKSSIKSAVKKVLDSLERGDDIASVKVLLREAEAKLARAQNKGTMHRNTVSRKVSRLAKKVAAEEKK
- a CDS encoding inositol monophosphatase — its product is MYSTDPHTIVSTLAHTVKPVMNEAGSLLLFYFNTTLNVREKKKHGLVTQADIEAELFLIEELGKIIPHASFFAEESGRSGLSTSEYCWVIDPLDGTTNFIHRLPYFCISVALTHNDVPIWGGIYVPITQEFFYAYQDGPAYCNGRQIVISDQHVLEKSVIVVGLPYVKDEYFTNMLDNIRRIAPKTYAFRHLGAAALDTAYVASGRLDGMFFTNLSWWDIAAGLLIIKQAGGIVTDFQGNFIDKDYQSFVAAGPETHKQLLVLLQG
- the ftsH gene encoding ATP-dependent zinc metalloprotease FtsH; the encoded protein is MNKKIRRPNYFKGGPKNLIIAAIIFIGCLILLVKLTEYTRTVTTVPYSTFLKQVEQDKVKMVHVSGNDVYGVLRDGSKFETVIADIPQNWDLFKEHKVEFSVASTAGNISLWYIIPFALFAALILVALWFFMRQRGGSGGGGSNIFTMGKSRAKMFMPSTIKENFGSVAGAAEAKEELQDIVDFLKNPEKYRRLGAKITRGILLVGEPGNGKTLLAKAVAGEANCPFFSISGSDFIEVFVGVGAARVRDLFAQARKNAPCIIFIDEIDAVGRHRGSGLGGGHDEREQTLNQLLTEMDGFQTTGGSVIILAATNRPDVLDKALLRPGRFDRRVEVPYPDLVSREQILTLHAKSVKLCSEVDLKKIARGTPGFSGADLANIINEAAIIASKKGQNEIEIQDFEDARDKILLGKEIKTIVLSDKEKEMTAYHEAGHALIGLLLPEHTDPLHKVTIIPRGRALGVTHSLPEREKYTKTKKEMIGSIMVSLGGRAAEKLVFNAMATGAYSDFKNATAIARNMVCKYGMSDELGPVVYSQGQQDFRYSQKTAEKIDAEVQKILDTSQEQVINLLQDARDKLDTLAHALLEKETLYASEIYELLGIEPRVEHKF
- a CDS encoding tyrosine-type recombinase/integrase; this encodes MNLKKFKEKTEEFLVHLEVEKNLAPNTIRSYSCDLNQFIRFWSDMRDIDKKVLALRQIIERHLVSLFYKKIDKSSIARKFSCFKSFERFLRTQGIVLNLKLQRPRLDKKLPIYLSIDEINYLLDNIPIKDLHTKKPLRDTAIFELLYATGIRCSELTAIKLKDIDLTNKTIRIWGKGRKERIVLFGRKAQKKLQDYLTKERKSIMSRTKSKNINNNEPLFVNSIGAPLTSRTIQRIVSMFRTFLKLDRHITPHKLRHSFATHLLNQGADLRIVQELLGHKTLSSTEKYTHVSLEELARMCDNIHPINTSLKCGKK
- a CDS encoding sigma 54-interacting transcriptional regulator, with the translated sequence MAYLVHFFNTLLTFLEGILGNCYFLIAITTVSLVLKLFIIATLGKQGLGNTSAKKPRLLLLIVLIGSIVSDSAWILHLVHPFISNILDSRIVICWSRIAWAFTSIQYQALALFVESLITRKNPIKFRHSIFLLISGFFSIFFISVAFFDFNQWELFTVYKSQQAFSVYSLFILMPMSLVTTIVYLKKVPLPRILRQQIKVFILALIVPHLLCDCLQMYPFNFSTGFVASSFAFVGISTMLLTVAIYYSMKKVMGLRFLNFSSHVQSVPHYNFVDGFKIVLQQLSKTTGIKELEHITKNFFKEAFHLSTNKVKLYIRMPKDISYETSSDNFGKTELTTENFLETASENVKQYIKKTTILIHDEIAFSNFYDEHEDRQTIITFLEGVEVDVFIPIYKQNNIIAYIIIDRYARENYKFYSNVERDEMLVFAQYVGNIINLLQQRNLEQMIQHEKELKEEVYNKHQEINQYKESIKSFLKNTKQKDIGIIFYKSRRFTFGNQTAKKLINIDLNKQAGHPTTKKLKNIGDLVRQYNTPQTGFISDTAGNKLIVSAVSHLEQQSVILMIHYPEVSDIIKKQIDLLKDPTKWDYLLYLETTKSGHLINQLIPGSGETLLNFKIDIMRAALGTKATLLEMSEKDLLPTVELLHHVSLRQSLHVLKLTHPSKNYEVAIKLFGINPIFGITHNKPLLEKVGNADTIFIENIHFLSIEAQEYLAELIKYGFYRIFKSDKKISCDVRIICSTNQDLQPLVQEGTFSPTLFNELRKATIAMPSLLTLPEQEVSELAEGFTQQAIQNKHVKELLELSNKDKTKLMHNRPISLFDFKCKVQQLLKKKSQAANLYEEVAFDPAYTISDPELIEAARLGKHALRDSKTMALLWQKFEKNQNKIADFLCVNRSSVNRRCKQYNLQ